The following DNA comes from Streptomyces pristinaespiralis.
AGGCGCACCCACGACTTGTTGAGCGCGTCGAAGGTGACGGGAGCCTTCATCCGGACGCCGCCGCCCGGGTGCGTGTGGCCGCCCGGGCCGCGGTCGGCCTCCTGCGTGCCGTAACCGGCGACGACGAACGGCGTGGCGTCCAACCCCTGTGCGCCCAGCGCGTCGAGGGCGCCCGCCTCCGGAAGGGTCGCCGGCGTGAAGGACCAGCGGGCCCGCATCTTCGCGGCAGGCACCTCGACGACCGAGATGTCGTGGGTGTCCGCCGCCGGGCCCGGGTAGCCGGGGTGGCTGTGGGCGGTGCCCTGGACGGCCACGGCGTCCGCCACGGCGGCCGGGTCACCGGGGTGCTGCGCGGCGGCCCGGTCGAGACCGGCCTGCACGTCCTGGTCGAGGGAGACGTAGAACCGCACGTTCTCCGGCCAGTCGGTGGTGCAGTGCGCGGCGGTGAGGAAGGTGTCCGCGTCGATCATCGTGCCGGAGCACACCCAGTCGACCCGGTCCGGCGTCGACGGGTCGTTGTCGGCGTCCCAGGTCGCGACGAGAGCGCCGACCTCGGTGCGCTCGGGAGCGGGTGTCGCGTTGTACGAGTTGATCGCGGAGGACGGCAGGGCGACGCCGAGGACTATGGCGCAGGCGGCGGCGCTGACGCCGGTCAGGCGTACGGGCAGGG
Coding sequences within:
- a CDS encoding trypsin-like serine protease, with product MTALPVRLTGVSAAACAIVLGVALPSSAINSYNATPAPERTEVGALVATWDADNDPSTPDRVDWVCSGTMIDADTFLTAAHCTTDWPENVRFYVSLDQDVQAGLDRAAAQHPGDPAAVADAVAVQGTAHSHPGYPGPAADTHDISVVEVPAAKMRARWSFTPATLPEAGALDALGAQGLDATPFVVAGYGTQEADRGPGGHTHPGGGVRMKAPVTFDALNKSWVRLAMTAPQGNGGACYGDSGGPNFATLKGKRTLVSTTITGDSPCYATNVTYRLDAPGARAFLSPFTKLP